One window of the Strix uralensis isolate ZFMK-TIS-50842 chromosome 3, bStrUra1, whole genome shotgun sequence genome contains the following:
- the FBXO30 gene encoding F-box only protein 30, whose amino-acid sequence MEEHQQHLHCVNCVSRRCMTRPEPGISCDLIGCPLVCGAVFHSCKAEEHRMLCPLERVPCLNSGFGCPFIVARNKIADHLEVCPASVVCCTMEWNRWPVSYADRKSYENLSKDVDEVEQLDMALALQDQRMLLESLKVATMMSKAGDQIPESREQASVKSSAPDTVHSNGLMPVDEESYGALYQATVETTRSLAAALDILNTATRDINMLSSRLCISPHEMKEDTETKEQASNGIIQDKKSDHEYPDEDNVGAVGGINFDSLSQNSQMEQNGSSDICYDVMQKHDLNLNLSNSSLLCNGFHVENECSKVLDQNEDLGVSNSKPSSVANGECTASHDDETLQSCSSFPVTAQLKEVISADHLVNGNITHVLLPHNANEEEMLERQVEQERLRNVDAFSLLRHRSYKFLVNHYWSTPKEDKAVDTSDLEVTEDPMGLQGIDLITAALLFCLGDSPGGRGISESRAVDVYHVDFGTQTFSLPSAILATNTMVGEIASASACDHANPQLSNPSPFQTLGLDLVLEYVARYQTKQRSMFTFVCGQLFRRNEFSSHFKNVHGDIHAGLNGWMEQRCPLAYYGCTYSQRRFCPSTQGAKIIHDRHLRSFGVQPCISTVLVEPAKSCLIGLHNDHLSSLPFEVLQHIASFLDGFSLCQLSRVSRLMRDVCGSLLQARGMVILLWEKRKYPDGSSSWQIKEKVWRFSTAFCTVNEWKFADIVSMADHLKKCSYNAVERREEAVPLPCMCVTRELTKEGRSLRSVLKPVL is encoded by the exons ATGGAGGAACATCAACAACATTTACACTGTGTGAACTGTGTCAGCCGTCGTTGTATGACCAGACCAGAGCCTGGCATTTCCTGTGATTTGATTGGCTGCCCGCTGGTTTGTGGAGCAGTTTTTCACTCATGTAAAGCTGAGGAACATCGCATGTTATGTCCACTTGAAAGAGTGCCTTGTTTGAATAGTGGCTTTGGATGCCCCTTCATAGTAGCCCGAAATAAAATTGCTGATCATCTAGAAGTTTGTCCTGCAAGTGTGGTATGTTGCACCATGGAGTGGAATAGATGGCCAGTCAGTTACGCAGACCGAAAATCTTACGAAAATCTGAGTAAAGATGTTGATGAAGTGGAGCAGCTAGATATGGCTTTAGCCCTTCAAGACCAACGCATGTTATTAGAATCACTTAAAGTAGCAACTATGATGTCAAAAGCAGGTGATCAAATACCAGAATCCAGAGAGCAAGCCTCTGTCAAATCAAGTGCCCCAGATACAGTGCATTCAAATGGTTTGATGCCTGTAGATGAAGAGTCCTATGGTGCACTTTATCAAGCTACTGTAGAAACAACGAGGAGTTTAGCTGCTGCTCTGGATATCCTGAACACTGCTACAAGGGACATTAATATGTTAAGTTCAAGGCTCTGCATTTCACCGCATGAAATGAAAGAAGATACTGAGACTAAAGAACAAGCTTCCAACGGCATTATTCAGGATAAAAAGTCTGACCATGAATATCCAGATGAAGATAACGTAGGAGCGGTTGGGGGCATTAACTTTGATAGCCTGAGTCAAAATTCACAAATGGAGCAAAATGGTTCTAGTGATATTTGTTATGATGTAATGCAAAAACATGACTTAAATCTAAACCTCAGTAACTCCTCCCTTCTGTGTAATGGGTTTCATGTAGAGAATGAATGTTCAAAGGTGTTGGACCAGAATGAAGATCTTGGTGTATCTAATTCAAAACCATCCAGTGTAGCAAATGGTGAATGTACTGCATCTCACGATGATGAAACATTACAGTCTTGCAGCTCCTTCCCTGTAACAGCACAACTTAAAGAAGTAATATCAGCTGATCACTTAGTTAATGGCAACATTACTCATGTACTACTTCCCCATAATGCTAATGAAGAAGAAATGTTAGAGAGACAAGTGGAGCAAGAAAGATTGAGAAACGTAGATGCATTTTCACTTTTACGGCATCGATCATACAAATTCCTTGTTAACCACTATTGGTCTACACCAAAAGAAGACAAAGCTGTTGATACATCAGATTTGGAAGTAACAGAAGATCCTATGGGTCTTCAGGGGATTGATCTAatcactgcagctctgctgttttgCCTAGGAGATTCTCCTGGAGGTAGGGGGATATCGGAAAGTCGCGCTGTCGATGTGTATCACGTTGACTTTGGGACCCAAACGTTTTCTCTCCCATCTGCTATATTGGCCACAAATACAATGGTGGGGGAAATAGCTTCAGCTTCTGCGTGTGATCATGCCAACCCACAGCTCTCAAATCCAAGTCCATTCCAGACCCTTGGACTGGATTTGGTATTGGAATATGTGGCTAGATACCAAACAAAACAGCGTTCAATGTTTACATTTGTTTGTGGACAGTTGTTTAGGAGGAATGAATTTTCATCGCATTTTAAGAATGTGCATGGTGACATTCATGCTGGCCTTAATGGCTGGATGGAGCAGAGGTGTCCTTTGGCATATTATGGGTGTACATATTCTCAACGAAGGTTTTGTCCTTCAACACAAGGGGCAAAAATTATTCATGACCGCCACTTACGGTCATTTGGAGTTCAGCCTTGTATATCCACAGTGTTAGTAGAACCAGCAAAAAGCTGCTTAATTGGACTACACAATGACCATCTGAGTAGTCTACCTTTTGAGGTTCTGCAGCACATTGCTAGTTTTCTAGATGGCTTTAGTTTATGTCAGCTTTCAAGAGTGTCACGTTTAATGAGAGACGTGTGTGGGAGCTTGCTTCAAGCACGTGGAATGGTGATACTGCTTTGGGAGAAGAGAAAGTACCCAGATGGAAGTTCTTCTTGGCAGATAAAAGAAAAG GTTTGGCGCTTCAGTACAGCCTTCTGTACTGTGAATGAGTGGAAGTTTGCTGACATCGTAAGCATGGCTGACCACTTGAAGAAATGTAGCTATAATGCTgtagagagaagagaggaggctGTTCCGCTGCCATGTATGTGTGTAACACGAGAACTCACTAAAGAAGGACGTTCACTGCGCTCTGTTTTGAAACCAGTACTTTAA